The following proteins are encoded in a genomic region of Pseudoxanthomonas suwonensis 11-1:
- a CDS encoding very short patch repair endonuclease has translation MDWVIRPVPVCPAPESPVTDTLSPEARSERMSRIRGKDTKPELLVRTYLHGAGLRYRLHAKDLPGRPDLVLPKYGTVVFVEGCFWHGHRCQKGRIPGTNSGFWSTKIMTNQARDRRNHRALRQAGWRVYRVWECELAKPARREKVLSRLVDRIRLDR, from the coding sequence ATGGACTGGGTGATTCGGCCGGTACCCGTATGCCCCGCGCCCGAGAGCCCAGTGACAGACACGCTCAGTCCAGAAGCAAGAAGTGAACGGATGTCCCGCATCCGCGGCAAGGACACCAAGCCAGAGCTATTGGTCCGGACCTACCTACATGGTGCGGGGCTCCGGTACCGCCTCCACGCCAAGGACCTCCCTGGACGGCCGGACCTCGTTCTGCCAAAGTACGGAACGGTGGTCTTCGTCGAGGGGTGCTTCTGGCACGGCCATCGATGCCAGAAGGGACGTATCCCGGGAACCAATAGCGGCTTCTGGTCCACGAAGATCATGACCAACCAAGCACGGGACAGGCGCAACCACCGCGCGCTGCGACAGGCTGGCTGGCGGGTCTACAGGGTGTGGGAGTGCGAACTGGCCAAACCAGCCAGGCGGGAAAAGGTGCTTTCCCGCCTGGTCGACCGGATTCGTCTCGACAGATGA
- a CDS encoding DNA cytosine methyltransferase, whose protein sequence is MDKKSLKVVDLFAGCGGLSLGLEQAGFVPVFVNELNDDARATYIQNRVERHEWLAEPGFHASDVKGMVLDKKYLPALEKRLKDTFAIEHGELDLLVGGPPCQGFSGIGHRRSYSVDKEQLPSNHLYQDMAAIIHRLRPRAFLFENVRGLLNSRWTSSGTKGEIWRDVFDTYRAIPGYTVSAQLVFAKDYGVPQNRPRVLLVGVRNDVGSGLKREGKDEDAIARGYLPAPAPGSAPDLVDLLGDLIDPDYVNGGKTLAYPHSAKTAIQKQLRTPALGGAPLKKGAPVTEHEYSKHNPTIVAKFKAMHETGGIVPEQFKTKKFAQRLLPARWGSSGPTITATSLADDYVHFAQPRTLTVREWARLQMFPDWYQFAGKRTTGGIRRAGNPREGIFDREVPKYTQIGNAVPVGLARAVGNHLARMLEKM, encoded by the coding sequence TTGGACAAGAAGAGCCTTAAGGTCGTTGACCTGTTCGCTGGCTGTGGTGGTCTCTCGCTCGGCCTCGAGCAGGCCGGGTTCGTACCGGTGTTCGTGAACGAGCTGAACGACGACGCGCGGGCGACGTATATCCAGAACCGCGTCGAACGGCACGAGTGGCTCGCCGAGCCTGGATTCCATGCCTCCGACGTCAAGGGAATGGTCCTTGACAAGAAGTACCTCCCGGCCTTGGAAAAACGGCTCAAGGACACCTTCGCCATCGAACATGGCGAACTCGACCTCTTGGTCGGCGGCCCGCCCTGCCAGGGCTTCTCCGGCATTGGCCATCGCCGCTCTTACTCCGTGGACAAGGAGCAACTACCCTCGAACCACCTCTACCAAGACATGGCAGCCATCATCCACCGGCTCCGTCCGCGCGCATTCCTCTTCGAAAATGTACGCGGCCTGCTGAACAGCCGCTGGACATCTAGTGGCACCAAGGGCGAGATCTGGCGCGACGTGTTCGACACCTACCGTGCGATACCCGGTTACACCGTCTCCGCCCAGCTGGTGTTCGCCAAGGACTACGGGGTTCCACAGAATCGTCCCCGCGTACTGCTCGTTGGCGTCCGCAATGACGTCGGTAGCGGACTGAAGAGGGAGGGCAAGGACGAGGACGCGATCGCTCGCGGCTACCTACCCGCGCCGGCGCCTGGCTCTGCACCCGACTTGGTTGACCTTCTCGGCGACCTCATCGATCCGGACTATGTGAATGGCGGGAAAACCTTGGCGTACCCACATTCCGCAAAGACTGCCATCCAAAAACAGCTACGCACGCCCGCCTTGGGTGGGGCGCCGCTGAAGAAGGGGGCGCCAGTGACGGAGCACGAGTACAGCAAGCACAATCCGACCATCGTGGCCAAGTTCAAGGCGATGCACGAGACTGGCGGCATCGTCCCCGAGCAGTTCAAGACGAAGAAGTTCGCCCAACGCCTGCTCCCGGCCCGGTGGGGCTCTTCGGGCCCGACGATCACCGCTACTTCGCTAGCGGACGACTACGTCCATTTCGCTCAGCCACGGACCCTCACCGTCCGGGAGTGGGCCCGCCTGCAGATGTTCCCGGATTGGTACCAATTCGCCGGCAAGCGTACGACTGGCGGTATCCGCCGCGCCGGCAATCCACGCGAGGGCATCTTTGATCGCGAGGTACCTAAGTACACACAGAT